The Streptomyces avermitilis MA-4680 = NBRC 14893 genome contains a region encoding:
- a CDS encoding GntR family transcriptional regulator, which produces MLSAGLPQGTVPKLERPGPLRDRVYEALLELITTRALQPGQHLVESELAGHLGVSRQPVREALQRLNTEGWVDLRPAQGAFVHEPTEDEADQLLTVRTLLEAEAARLAAANAGTAGITALEELCAQGERAVADDDVDGAVAMNARFHTKVMELAGNAVLAELAAQVDRRVRWYYTPVARQRGRQSWIEHRDLIDAISARDERRATEVMRAHTEHTRKTYHEREK; this is translated from the coding sequence ATGTTGTCCGCAGGACTGCCGCAGGGGACGGTGCCCAAGCTCGAACGGCCCGGTCCGCTGCGCGACCGCGTCTACGAGGCGCTGCTCGAACTCATCACCACCCGCGCCCTCCAGCCCGGCCAGCATCTCGTCGAGAGCGAACTCGCCGGGCACCTCGGAGTCTCCCGGCAGCCGGTGCGCGAAGCGCTCCAGCGGCTGAACACCGAGGGGTGGGTCGATCTGCGGCCCGCCCAGGGCGCGTTCGTGCACGAACCGACGGAGGACGAGGCCGACCAGCTCCTCACGGTCCGTACGCTCCTCGAGGCCGAGGCGGCCCGGCTCGCCGCCGCCAACGCGGGCACGGCGGGCATCACCGCCCTCGAAGAGCTGTGCGCGCAGGGCGAGCGGGCGGTGGCCGACGACGACGTGGACGGAGCGGTCGCGATGAACGCCCGGTTCCATACGAAGGTCATGGAGCTCGCGGGCAACGCCGTGCTCGCCGAGCTGGCCGCGCAGGTCGACCGCCGGGTGCGCTGGTACTACACGCCGGTCGCCCGGCAGCGCGGCCGCCAGTCCTGGATCGAGCACCGCGATCTGATCGACGCGATCTCGGCGCGGGACGAGCGGCGCGCGACGGAGGTCATGCGCGCCCACACCGAGCACACGCGCAAGACGTACCACGAGCGCGAGAAGTAG